Proteins from one Fibrobacter sp. UWR3 genomic window:
- a CDS encoding peptidylprolyl isomerase, whose translation MKIADKTVVQMHYTLTSDEGAVIDSSEGREPLQYIQGAHMIVVGLENAMVGHEVGDKFDVKVIPAEGYGEYDERMTQEVPMDAFQGVEKVEAGMMFYAQTPMGPMPIRVKSVAGDKAIIDANHELAGKNLNFAIEVVSVREATEEELNPQGHHCCCGGKGDGECKCGEEGHECECGGEGHGHHGHKENCDGKGGCGCPNHDKHHGNG comes from the coding sequence ATGAAAATCGCCGACAAGACCGTAGTCCAGATGCACTACACCCTCACCTCCGACGAAGGAGCCGTCATCGATTCCTCCGAAGGCCGCGAACCGCTCCAGTACATCCAGGGCGCACACATGATCGTCGTGGGGCTCGAAAACGCGATGGTCGGCCACGAAGTCGGCGACAAGTTCGATGTGAAGGTCATCCCCGCTGAAGGTTACGGCGAATATGACGAGCGCATGACGCAGGAAGTCCCGATGGACGCTTTCCAAGGTGTCGAGAAGGTCGAGGCCGGCATGATGTTCTACGCGCAGACGCCCATGGGCCCGATGCCCATCCGCGTGAAGTCCGTCGCGGGCGACAAGGCCATCATCGACGCGAACCACGAACTCGCGGGCAAAAACCTGAACTTCGCCATCGAGGTCGTGAGCGTGCGCGAGGCCACCGAAGAGGAACTCAACCCGCAAGGCCACCACTGCTGCTGCGGCGGCAAGGGCGATGGCGAATGCAAGTGTGGCGAGGAAGGCCATGAATGCGAATGCGGCGGCGAAGGCCACGGCCACCACGGACACAAGGAAAACTGCGACGGCAAGGGCGGCTGCGGCTGCCCCAACCACGACAAGCATCACGGCAACGGGTAA